One segment of Radiobacillus kanasensis DNA contains the following:
- a CDS encoding alpha/beta fold hydrolase, with amino-acid sequence MPYLTLEDNTQLFYEDHGQGQPVLFIHGVMMSSKFFQKQVPYFQKNYRVLTVDLRGHGQSSKVEHGHTVAQYARDMKAFIEQLDLKDVILVGWSMGAFVVWDYINQFGRENIKATTVVDQSPSDYIWPGWDFGAFDFEAIKGVMQAIQEDQHGFNAEFIHGMYKEKPEQAEYDWVLEEMNKLPASIESTIVFNQTAVDYRDTLGNVTVPTLICFGSVGFFPVEAGAYIQERIPESRLVAFENSSHLLFLEETEKFNQTLDEFFSSL; translated from the coding sequence ATGCCTTACCTCACATTAGAGGACAATACTCAATTATTTTATGAAGATCACGGACAAGGTCAGCCTGTTTTATTCATTCATGGCGTGATGATGAGCAGTAAGTTTTTCCAGAAGCAAGTTCCCTATTTCCAAAAGAACTACAGAGTGCTCACAGTAGATTTAAGGGGACATGGCCAATCCAGTAAAGTGGAGCACGGTCACACGGTAGCTCAATATGCACGAGATATGAAAGCTTTTATTGAGCAGCTTGATTTGAAAGATGTCATTCTTGTTGGCTGGTCGATGGGCGCATTTGTCGTTTGGGATTATATCAACCAATTTGGCAGAGAAAATATTAAAGCAACTACGGTTGTCGACCAGTCTCCTTCTGACTACATTTGGCCAGGCTGGGACTTTGGAGCGTTTGATTTTGAAGCCATTAAAGGTGTGATGCAAGCGATTCAAGAGGATCAGCACGGGTTTAATGCTGAATTTATCCATGGCATGTATAAAGAAAAACCAGAACAGGCTGAATATGACTGGGTTCTGGAAGAGATGAACAAACTTCCGGCGTCTATTGAAAGTACCATTGTATTTAATCAGACTGCCGTGGATTATCGAGATACTTTAGGGAATGTGACCGTGCCAACACTGATTTGTTTTGGAAGCGTCGGTTTCTTTCCGGTTGAAGCGGGCGCCTATATTCAGGAACGAATTCCTGAGTCGAGGCTAGTAGCTTTTGAGAATAGTAGTCATTTGTTATTTTTAGAGGAAACAGAAAAATTTAATCAAACTTTGGATGAGTTTTTTTCCAGCTTATAA